The DNA segment ACAGGGGAGGCGATGAGCAGACGCTCGCCACGCTCCTCACGGAGCAGACCGCACTCCTCTCGCGGCACCGGTCGCCGGGTGGCGGGCTGGCCCAGGGCGCGGCGGACTTCCTCGTCGAGTCCGGGTCGATGACCGCCGAGGAGCTCGCCGAGACCGAGGCGGAGGTCGCGCGCGGAGAGCTCGCCGACCTCGAGCGGCGCACCCGGCTGCAGGCGATCGTCGACTCGTTCGACACCGCCGAGGTGGCCTCGCGACTCAGGATCGACGAGACCCGCGTGCGCCACCGGAAGGCGAAGGACGGGCTGTACGCCTTCAAGGTGGGCTCGAAGCTGCGGTTCCCGGCCTGGCAGTTCACCGACGACCGGGAGCGGCCGATGCTGCCGGGCGTCCCCGCGCTCGTCAAGGCGATCCCGGACGACATGCATCCCGCGAGCGTGCTCGGCTTCATGACCACGCCGCAGGAGGAGCTCCTCATCGGCGAGACGCCGGTCACCCCGGTGCGCTGGCTCTCCGGGGGAGGCGATCCGCGGGAGGTCCTCGTCGCCCTGGCCGAGTTCGACGAGTCGTGAAGGTCCCGCTCACCCCGCCGACGACCTTCGTCACCGACCCGTCGCACCTGCGCGAGTACTCCGGACCGCTCTGGCGCCTGTATCGCAGCGCGGGCGCGCACGTGGGCGCGTGGGACGCCCTGCGCCACCACGGACCGGTGCCGGGGATGCGCTTCGACCCGCACCCGCCTCCTCCGGGGCACCACCCGACCGTCGGCGTTCTCTCCGCCGCGGCGGACGCCGTGACGGCGATCGGCGAGACGTACCAGCGTCGACGGGTGGTCGACCGCGTGCAGAACGCTCCGCGGCTCGTGGGCTGGCGTCCGTCCCGTCCGCTGACGCTCCTCGATCTCACCGGTGAGTGGCCCGTCCGCAACGGTGCGGCCGCCTCCATCCAGATGGGGCCGAAGCGGGCCACACAGGCCTGGGCCCGGGCGATCGAGGAGCGCCTCAGCAGCATCGACGGGCTGTGGCACCTGTCGGCGATCACCGGGAACCCGATCGCCACGCTGTTCAGCCGCGTGGAGCGGGAGCCGGCCTTCCCCCCGCGGCCGAGCTTCCACACGGCCTTGAGCGACGCGACCGCCGACGCGGTGGTGCTCGTCGCCGCCCGGCGACTGGGCTTCGCGGTGCTCGGGGATCCGTAGCCGCTGCCCGCCGGGTCGCGGCCGGCTCGGCGCCCCTCACCTCCCGCCGAGCACTGCCCGACCGTCGCCGCCCGCCGGTCACAGCCCGCGGTAGGCCGCCGCGGTGGTCGTGCGCAGGCCGTCCGTCTGCGCGGTGACCTGTGCGCTGCCCGCCGGGACGGTGGATCGCCGAGTGGCGAACGCCCGCGAGACCGTCGCGCCCGGAGCGACGCCGGCGATCGTCGAGGTGCCGTACGCGGTGACGATGGTGATCTCCGTCGCGGTCCTGCCGGTGTTCTTCGCCGTCACCGTGAGCACGACCGTCCCGAGGGTCTTGCGCGTGGCCGCGGTCGCTGTCACCCCGGGCGGTGCGGCGACCGTGGTGCGCGGCAGGGGCACCGCCGGCAGCCCGGGGACGCGGGCGGCGATCGAGACGGTGCCGGTCGTCGCGCCCGTCCGGAGAGGGGGGAGTGCGGCCGTTCCCGACGCCGCGGAGAGGACCGTCGCCGCCTTCGTGCCGTCGGCGAAGGTCGCTGGGCCGGTGAGCGCGAAGGAGACGGCGCGACCCGCGAGCGCCCGGCCGCGCGCGTCGAGGACGTCCACACCGGCGGCGACGTCGCGTGTCGACGAGGTGGCGACGGTCGTCGCGGCGCCACGGGCGACGAGCGAGGCGACCGGGGCCACGCCGGTGGCGCTGAGCTCCGCGACGCCGGTCGAACCGCCGTACTCCGCGCTTCCCCAGGCCTGGAACACCGTGCGGAGGGCCGTCGTCGCCACCGGGGTGAAGACGACCGTGTTCACCGCGTCCCGAGCGCGGCCGGCCGGGCTCGCTCCCGCGACCGGCACCCAGGCGCCCGCGGCGTCGAGGTAGTCGACGCGCCAGGACCGAGGCGGGATCACGCCCTGCTGCGCGCTGTCGGCCGCGTCGGCGGCGAAGCGCACCGACGCGCTGTCCACGGTCACCGTCGCCGGCCAGGTGAGCCCGAGCCACTGCTCGCCCACGCGGGGCCAGCTGCTCCACGCGGTTCCGGTCCTGCCGTCGACGGCGTCGCCGACGGACGACCAGCCCGAGGTGTAGGACGCGGAGGCCGCGGCGCGGCGGGTGATGTCGCCGACGTCCTCGGTGCAGGGCACGGTGACGGTGACGGTCGCCGTCCGCGCCGTCGCATCGAGGGCCTCCACGCGGAGCGACATGCCGGTGTTCAGGGCGACGGTCTCGCCGGCGAGGGCGAACTCGTTCCCGACGCTCGCGTCACCGGGCCGCTGCAGCAGCTCGGCGCTGCCGCCGGTGCTGCGCAGGATCTGCACGCCCGAGACCGTCCGCGGCGTCTGCCAGGGACTGCTGTAGGCGCCGCCGTCCGCTCGCGGATCGGCCTTGTCGTTGTACTGCGCCCAGTACCGCACCGCCGAGTCCTGCGGGTCGGTCCAGGTGAGGGCTCGAGGAGTGCCCGGACCGGCCCCCAGGGTGTCGATGACGGTCGTCCGCGGCGCGCCGCAGACAGGCTGCCGGGTGTCCGAGAGGATGCCGAGCTGCGCGAGGGTCGGTGCCGAGAGGGGCGTGAAGAGCCAGGAGTCGCCCATGACGTCGGTCAGGTTCCCGTACTCCTCACGGGCGCACGAGGCACCGGGCGCGACGTCCCACGACGAGGCGCACTGGACACTCGAGGCGTGGAAGAGCGAGAGGTTGTGACCCAGCTCGTGGGCGAGCAGGATCGCGTCGGGACCGCCCTGGAACGTCCGCCCGCCGTCGTCCGGGTCTCCCGGCTGCTCCCCGTTGGCCCAGATCGGGCAGGGGTCGCCCGGGGGCACCATGGCGACGAGGTGCCGCGCCGGTCCGGGCTGCCAGCCCGTCGTGCGCGAGATCCAGTCGTGCAGGCCGCCCGTGTCGCTGCAGCCGATCGGCTCGTCGATGCTCCGCCAGTCGATCAGCCGCTCGAGCTCGAAGCGCACGGCTCCGCCGGTCTCGCGGTCGTAGAAGTCGTCGACGAGCTCGAGGGAGCGGCGCGCGTCCTCCGCGCTGAACGACGGAGTCGTGCCCTGCGGCGCCACGAGGGCGATGGTCACCTCGTGCACGACGATGTCGGCGCGGGAGGGGATCGCCACATCGGTGAAGTCCGCCGGCGCGGCCGCCGCCCGGAGGAGCGACGGCGAGCCGGGTTCTGCGACGGCGTCGCTCGCCGCGGGTGCGGAGTCGACTCCGCCGCCGTCGCGGGCCGGAGGCGTCGAGGTGCTCGCCGTCCCCGCCGGCGCGGCGACGGCCGAGTGCGGCGCGGCGACGAGCCCCGCTGCCAGGAGGAGCCCGCAGAGGCCTCCGGTGAAGTGAGTAGCGCGGCGCATGGTGTCCCCTCATGGAGTGCCCGGACGACGCCGGGCGCAGCGGGCCGGATCGGCAGGGCCGGGCAGGAAGATGCCGGCTCGTCCGCAGTGATCGTTACCGTGAACACTGCCGTGGATGCGCGGCGAGCGGGACCCCCCGTCGGGGTCGGGACCGGGGAGCCGCGGCCGTCCGGAAGCGTCGACGCGCCTCCGGACGGCCGCGTCGCTCAGCGCGTCAGCGTGATGCTGTCGAGCTCCGCGAACCCGGAGCCGCCGGCGAAGAAGGGGGAGCCCTTCGCGAGCCGGATCACGTTGAAGCCCGCCTTCAGATCGACCTGCCGCGAGACGGAGGAGCCGAAGGCGCCCCACGATCCCGTCGACGGGTAGGAGACGGTGCTGAAGGCGCTGCCGTTGACGGCGAGGCCCTGGGTCGAGGTGCTCGCTCCGCCGTTGGCGTAGCGGATCCCGAGCCCGTAGCTGCCGGCGGTCGGCACCTCGACGACGAAGTCGACGAAGCTGTCGCTGCGGGCGTTCGACGAGCCGTCGATCCGGCCGACGTAGCCGCCGTTCGAGGCCGAGCCGGAGGAGAGCAGCGCGGCGTTCACGACGGTCGCGTTCTCCGCCTCGTAGACCTGCTGGTAGCTCGTCGTCGGACCCGCCGCCGGGGTGACGACGAGCTGGTAGGCGCCGAGGTAGTCCTGGCTCGTCACCGGGACGGTGACGGTCCCGTTCGTGATCGGCAGGGTCTGCGTCGACACCGTCGTGGGCGCGTCGACGTTGGTCATG comes from the Rathayibacter festucae DSM 15932 genome and includes:
- a CDS encoding RES family NAD+ phosphorylase, translating into MKVPLTPPTTFVTDPSHLREYSGPLWRLYRSAGAHVGAWDALRHHGPVPGMRFDPHPPPPGHHPTVGVLSAAADAVTAIGETYQRRRVVDRVQNAPRLVGWRPSRPLTLLDLTGEWPVRNGAAASIQMGPKRATQAWARAIEERLSSIDGLWHLSAITGNPIATLFSRVEREPAFPPRPSFHTALSDATADAVVLVAARRLGFAVLGDP
- a CDS encoding discoidin domain-containing protein → MRRATHFTGGLCGLLLAAGLVAAPHSAVAAPAGTASTSTPPARDGGGVDSAPAASDAVAEPGSPSLLRAAAAPADFTDVAIPSRADIVVHEVTIALVAPQGTTPSFSAEDARRSLELVDDFYDRETGGAVRFELERLIDWRSIDEPIGCSDTGGLHDWISRTTGWQPGPARHLVAMVPPGDPCPIWANGEQPGDPDDGGRTFQGGPDAILLAHELGHNLSLFHASSVQCASSWDVAPGASCAREEYGNLTDVMGDSWLFTPLSAPTLAQLGILSDTRQPVCGAPRTTVIDTLGAGPGTPRALTWTDPQDSAVRYWAQYNDKADPRADGGAYSSPWQTPRTVSGVQILRSTGGSAELLQRPGDASVGNEFALAGETVALNTGMSLRVEALDATARTATVTVTVPCTEDVGDITRRAAASASYTSGWSSVGDAVDGRTGTAWSSWPRVGEQWLGLTWPATVTVDSASVRFAADAADSAQQGVIPPRSWRVDYLDAAGAWVPVAGASPAGRARDAVNTVVFTPVATTALRTVFQAWGSAEYGGSTGVAELSATGVAPVASLVARGAATTVATSSTRDVAAGVDVLDARGRALAGRAVSFALTGPATFADGTKAATVLSAASGTAALPPLRTGATTGTVSIAARVPGLPAVPLPRTTVAAPPGVTATAATRKTLGTVVLTVTAKNTGRTATEITIVTAYGTSTIAGVAPGATVSRAFATRRSTVPAGSAQVTAQTDGLRTTTAAAYRGL